The Meleagris gallopavo isolate NT-WF06-2002-E0010 breed Aviagen turkey brand Nicholas breeding stock chromosome 10, Turkey_5.1, whole genome shotgun sequence genome contains a region encoding:
- the GPR52 gene encoding G-protein coupled receptor 52 yields the protein MNRSRWVEWRTLNMSGSVVNLSEHLSCPLGFGHYNAVDICILETVVIVLLTFLIIAGNLTVIFVFHCAPLLHHYTTSYFIQTMAYADLFVGVSCLVPTLSLLHYSTGVHESLTCQVFGYIISVLKSVSMACLACISVDRYLAITKPLSYNQLVTPCRLRICIILIWIYSCLIFLPSFFGWGKPGYHGDIFEWCATSWLTNAYFTGFIVCLLYAPAAFVICFTYFHIFKICRQHTKEINDRRARFPSHEVDAAGETGHSPDRRYAMVLFRITSVFYMLWLPYIIYFLLESSRVLENPALSFLTTWLAISNSFCNCVIYSLSNSVFRLGLRRLSETMCSSCTCLKDRDVQDPKPRKRANSCSI from the coding sequence ATGAACCGGTCGCGATGGGTTGAATGGAGGACTCTGAATATGAGCGGTAGCGTGGTGAACCTGTCTGAGCACCTCTCCTGCCCTCTGGGATTTGGTCACTACAACGCAGTCGACATCTGTATCCTTGAGACAGTTGTTATCGTCCTGCTCACCTTCCTGATCATTGCGGGTAACCTGACTGTtatctttgttttccactgCGCCCCGCTTCTGCACCATTACACCACCAGCTATTTCATTCAGACCATGGCCTACGCCGACCTTTTTGTTGGAGTGAGCTGCTTGGTCCCCACGCTGTCCCTGCTCCACTATTCAACAGGCGTCCACGAGTCCCTGACGTGCCAAGTTTTCGGATACATCATCTCCGTGTTAAAAAGCGTGTCTATGGCATGTCTGGCTTGCATCAGCGTGGATCGCTATCTCGCTATAACAAAGCCTCTCTCCTATAATCAACTGGTCACACCTTGTCGCTTGAGAATCTGCATCATTTTGATCTGGATATACTCTTGCCTGATCttcttgccttcctttttcGGCTGGGGAAAACCTGGTTACCACGGAGATATTTTTGAGTGGTGTGCTACCTCCTGGCTAACTAATGCCTACTTCACTGGCTTTATCGTCTGCTTACTGTACGCTCCTGCTGCCTTTGTCATCTGCTTCACGTACTTCCACATCTTCAAGATCTGCCGGCAGCACACCAAAGAGATCAACGATCGGAGGGCTCGCTTTCCCAGCCACGAAGTGGACGCTGCTGGGGAGACGGGGCACAGCCCTGACCGCCGCTATGCCATGGTGTTGTTTCGGATCACCAGCGTGTTCTACATGCTGTGGCTCCCCTATATCATATACTTCCTGCTGGAGAGCTCTAGGGTGTTGGAGAACCCCGCGCTTTCCTTCTTAACAACGTGGCTTGCTATAAGCAATAGTTTCTGCAACTGTGTGATCTATAGCCTCTCCAACAGTGTTTTCAGGCTGGGACTACGGAGACTGTCAGAGACCATGTGTTCATCTTGCACGTGTCTAAAGGATAGGGATGTACAGGACCCTAAACCAAGGAAACGGGCTAATTCCTGCTCCATTTAA
- the KIAA0040 gene encoding uncharacterized protein KIAA0040 homolog yields the protein MEQKISSFFNSILELVRTKHKEGVFNTVCLAVLLGLPFVVLIGSIFICCHCCFSHWRRQSRKRDSPSSNGQLQAERNKKKKKKKKKDEEDLWISAQPKLLLLDKRPSLPI from the coding sequence atggagcagaagatCAGCTCTTTCTTTAATTCCATCTTGGAACTTGTTCGCACCAAGCACAAGGAGGGCGTCTTCAACACCGTCTGCCTCGCGGTGCTGTTGGGCCTGCCCTTCGTCGTCCTCATCGGGTCCATCTTCatctgctgccactgctgcttctcccaCTGGAGGAGacagagcaggaagagggaCAGCCCCAGCAGCAACGGGCAGCTGCAGGCCGAGAGgaacaagaagaagaagaagaagaagaagaaggatgaGGAGGACCTGTGGATCTCGGCTCAGCCCAAGCTGCTCTTGCTGGACAAGAGGCCATCTCTGCCTATCTAG
- the TNN gene encoding tenascin-N, with the protein MDFQSWFAFPVGILLCCTLQASAIQFPASENCTSNGQRISFTHSYKIDLPTSSQIKVEADPLQHEGSSGLQLDPGEAEENEEQDIIFRHNIHVHAPKGSCETLAHVKDLLERMEKLEKEVAELREICSPQKCCGGSQGVTHCSSHGMFLYETCSCKCAEGWEGSDCSRPTCPNLCSGHGRCDGGRCICDEPYFSEDCSQQLCPENCSGNGICDTAKGVCMCYEEFIGEDCSEKRCPGDCSGNGFCDTGECYCHEGFFGPDCSQVLSPQNLQLLNATEDSMAVSWDQMIDVDNYLISYYPVGHETLEKQVRVPKEQLSCEITGLRPSTTYNVTLRHVKEGIASEPIHLEASTVPSALSAVWVTEEMEYSLEVEWENPPTDVDFYKLKFRSLVDMDEKQVMVPKSSDPKSRHIMTGLKPGMEYEVTVIPVKDDTEGKPSSVSGRTGIDSPTNVVTDRVTEDTATVSWNKVQAPIDRYMVRYTSADGDTKETEVGSENSIITLLNLKPGMEYTIHIWAEKGPHRSKKANTKALTEIDSPTKLLTDQVTENAITVSWNKVQALIDRYRLNYTSADGDTEEREVEKDKNITTLAGLKPGMEYVIHIWAEKGEQQSKKTSAEAVTGKRAVG; encoded by the exons ATGGATTTCCAGAGCTGGTTTGCCTTCCCCGTTGGGATACTGCTATGCTGTACTCTTCAGGCATCTGCCATTCAATTTCCTGCATCTGAAAACTGCACCAGCAATGGTCAAAGAATATCCTTCACCCACTCCTACAAGATTGACCTGCCCACATCCTCCCAGATCAAGGTGGAGGCGGATCCGTTGCAGCACGAAGGCAGCAGTGGGTTGCAGCTAGATCCTGGTGAGGCTgaggaaaatgaagagcagGATATCATCTTTAGGCACAACATCCATGTGCATGCACCCAAAGGGAGCTGTGAAACTCTGGCCCATGTCAAAGATCTTCTTGAGAGGATGGAGAAGCTAGAGAAAGAAGTTGCAGAGCTGAGAGAAATCTGCAGCCCTCAGAAGTGCTGTGGGGGAAGCCAGG GTGTCACGCATTGCAGCAGTCACGGGATGTTCCTCTATGAGACCTGCAGCTGTAAGTGTGCAGAGGGCTGGGAGGGCAGTGACTGCTCCCGCCCCACCTGCCCCAACCTCTGCAGTGGCCACGGGCGCTGTGATGGCGGGAGGTGTATCTGTGATGAGCCTTATTTCAGTGAggactgcagccagcagctctgtcctGAGAACTGCAGCGGCAATGGGATCTGTGACACAGCTAAAGGGGTCTGCATGTGCTATGAGGAGTTCATCGGAGAGGACTGCAGCGAGAAGCGATGTCCCGGGGACTGCAGTGGCAATGGGTTCTGTGACACAGGAGAGTGCTACTGCCATGAGGGGTTCTTTGGCCCTGACTGCTCCCAGG tgCTTTCTCCTCAGAACTTGCAGCTGCTGAATGCTACAGAGGATTCCATGGCTGTCAGCTGGGATCAAATGATTGATGTGGATAATTACCTCATCAGCTATTACCCAGTGGGGCACGAGACACTGGAGAAACAAGTCCGTGTGCCCaaagagcagctcagctgtgagATTACGGGTCTCCGTCCTAGCACCACATACAATGTTACACTTCGACATGTGAAGGAGGGGATTGCCAGTGAGCCCATTCATCTAGAAGCAAGTACAG TCCCATCTGCACTCAGTGCCGTCTGGGTGACGGAGGAGATGGAGTATTCCCTGGAAGTAGAGTGGGAGAACCCACCAACAGATGTGGATTTTTACAAGCTGAAATTCAGATCCCTGGTAGATATGGATGAGAAGCAGGTCATGGTACCCAAAAGCAGTGACCCCAAGAGCAGACACATCATGACTG GCCTAAAACCTGGCATGGAATATGAGGTTACTGTCATACCTGTGAAAGATGATACAGAGGGTAAACCATCCTCAGTGAGTGGCAGGACAG GAATTGATAGCCCAACCAATGTGGTGACAGATCGAGTGACAGAGGACACAGCCACTGTCTCATGGAATAAAGTTCAGGCTCCTATAGACAGGTACATGGTGAGATACACCTCGGCTGATGGAGACACCAAGGAAACAGAGGTAGGCAGTGAAAACAGCATCATCACCTTATTGAATCTGAAGCCAGGCATGGAATATACCATCCATATCTGGGCAGAGAAGGGACCCCACAGGAGCAAGAAAGCCAACACCAAAGCTCTGACAG AGATTGACAGCCCAACTAAGCTGTTGACTGACCAAGTGACAGAGAATGCAATCACAGTTTCCTGGAACAAAGTCCAGGCTTTAATAGACAGATACAGATTGAATTACACTTCGGCTGATGGGGATacagaggagagagaagtgGAGAAAGACAAGAATATCACCACCTTGGCAGGACTGAAGCCAGGCATGGAGTATGTTATTCACATCTGGGCAGAAAAGGGAGAACAACAGAGCAAGAAGACCAGCGCTGAGGCTGTGACAGGTAAGAGGGCAGTAGGTTGA
- the MRPS14 gene encoding 28S ribosomal protein S14, mitochondrial, whose translation MAASALCWALRAARQVLPSQTRGYYVDWRMLRDVKRRKLAYEYADERLRINAIRKNTILPKELQEVADKEIAALPRDSCPVRIHNRCVLTSRPRGVKRRWRLSRIVFRHFADHAQMSGIQRAMW comes from the exons ATGGCGGCGTCCGCGCTGTGCTGGGCGCTGAGGGCCGCTCGCCAG GTTCTCCCAAGCCAAACGCGGGGCTACTACGTGGACTGGAGAATGCTGCGCGATGTCAAGAGGAGGAAGCTGGCCTACGAGTACGCGGACGAGCGGCTGCGGATCAACGCCATCCGGAAGAACACCATCCTGCCCAAGGAGCTGCAG GAAGTGGCTGATAAAGAGATTGCTGCTTTGCCCCGGGACAGCTGCCCTGTGAGAATCCATAATAGGTGTGTCCTGACATCCCGCCCTCGGGGGGTGAAGCGGCGTTGGAGGCTTAGCAGGATTGTTTTCCGCCATTTTGCTGACCACGCTCAGATGTCTGGGATACAGAGGGCCATGTGGTAG